Proteins from a single region of Platichthys flesus chromosome 16, fPlaFle2.1, whole genome shotgun sequence:
- the LOC133970985 gene encoding myosin-4-like: MSDAEMQIFGVAAPYLRKPERERIAAQNMPFDAKTAVFVPDPKKEYVKGKIRSQDGSDVTVETQDGKMVKVHLDDIRPMNPPKFDKIEDLALLTHLHEPAVLFNLKERYAAWMIYTYSGLFCVTVNPYKWLPVYNPEVVAGYRGKKRQEAPPHIFSISDNAYQYMLTDRDNQSILITGESGAGKTVNTKRVIQYFATIASYGESSKKEQVAGKMKGNLEDQIIQANPLLEAFGNAKTVRNDNSSRFGKFIRIHFGTKGKLASADIETYLLEKSRVTFQLLAERSYHIFYQIMSNKKPELIDMLLITTDPYDFPFISQGEITVPSINDPEELMATDRAIDILGFNMEEKLGIYKLTGAVMHNGNMKFKQKQREEQAEPDGTEVADKVAYLMGLNSADLLKALCYPRVKVGNEYVTKGQTPQQVNNAMGALSKAVYEKLFLWMVTRINQQLDTKLPRQHFIGVLDIAGFEIFEMNSLEQLCINFTNEKLQQFFNHHMFVLEQEEYKKEGIAWEFIDFGMDLAACIELIEKPMGIFSILEEECMFPKATDSSFQNKLYDQHLGKNSILQKPRPCKGKAEAHFSLMHYAGTVDYNISGWLEKNKDPLNDTVVQLYQKASLKLLSQLFATYSSADGAADGTKKSFKRKGSSFQTVSAVFRENLNKLMANLRSTHPHFVRCIIPNETKIPGSMDHHLVLHQLRCNGVLEGIRICRKGFPSRILYGDFRQRYRILNASAIPEGQFMDSKKASEKLLSSIDVDNAQYRFGYTKVFFKAGLLGLLEEMRDERLAVLMTRIQAVSRGYVTRLRLKEMMKKRESIFIIQYNIRSFMNVKNWPWMRLFFKIKPLLRCAEAEKEMQIMKEEFARLKEELVKSEARRKELEEKMVMLVQEKNDLYFQIQAERDNLCDAEERCEGLIKSKIHLEAKAKEFSERMEEEEEINAEITSKKRKLEDECLELKRDIDDLELTIAKVEKEKYATENKVKNLVEELITLEENLLKSSKEMKALQEVHQQTLDDLQAEEDKANTLVKTKIKLEQQVDDLEGSLEQEKKFRADLERCRRKLEGDLKLSQETIMDLENDRQEMEERLKKKDFENCSLQCKIEDEQALSTQLHKKIKELQAQTEELEEGIEAERSTRAKVEKQSSELSRELEEIIERLEEAGGATASQAELNKKRDAEFHRLRRDLEEATLQHESIAAALRKKQADSGAELSDQIDNLQRVKQKLEKEKSELKMEIDDMASNVETVLKNKANLEKLCRSFEDQMNEHKTRADEAQRSLSDFTTLSARLKTENGDLARLLEEKEMTLTQLSRVKTVGGQQIEELKRLLDEEIKAKNAYAHSLHSSRHDCELLREQYEEEQEAKAELQRYLSKANSDVALWRTKYETDAIQRTEELEEAKKKLAQRLQESEEMTEVANVKCTSLDKTKQRLQAEVEDLMVELERSNAANIALDKKQRSFDKVLAEWKQKYEENQSDLEVSQRESRVLSTELFKLKNSYDEALDHLEAIKRENKNLQQAITDITEQVGQSAKTIHELEKVAKQAEQEKRDTQAALEEVESSLEHEEAKILHLQLELNQMKLEVARKVAEKDEEMDQLKRNHQRTVDTLQSTLDAETRGRNDAIRVKKKIEADLNDMEIQLGHANRQAAEATKQLRNLQTQMKDTQVHLDEALHCQEDLKEQLAIVERRNNLVMAENEEIRAALEQSERCRKLAEQELIDSSERIQLLNSQNTSLLNAKKKMESDLAQLQSEMEDTVQEARNADEKANKAITDAAMMVEELKKEQDTGAHLERMKRNLEVTVKDLQQRLDEAEQLALKGGKKELQKLENRLRELENELEAEQKRSSEATKGLRKYERKIKELTYQGEEEKKNVTRLQDLVNNLQLKVKVYKRQCEEGEEQTSVHLAKFRKVQHDLEEAEERADTAESQLNKLRVKSRDLAAKGEKKLF, encoded by the exons ATGAGTGATGCTGAGATGCAAATATTTGGGGTGGCGGCACCATACCTCCGAAAACCAGAACGGGAGAGGATCGCAGCTCAAAACATGCCGTTTGATGCCAAGACAGCCGTCTTTGTGCCTGACCCGAAAAAGGAGTACGTGAAGGGAAAGATCAGAAGTCAAGACGGTTCTGACGTCACAGTGGAGACTCAAGATGGAAAG ATGGTCAAAGTGCACCTGGACGACATTCGACCCATGAACCCTCCGAAATTTGACAAGATCGAGGACTTGGCCCTGTTGACTCATCTCCACGAACCGGCCGTGCTGTTTAACCTCAAGGAGCGCTACGCTGCCTGGATGATCTAT ACTTATTCTGGACTCTTCTGTGTGACGGTGAACCCCTACAAGTGGCTTCCAGTCTACAACCCCGAGGTGGTGGCCGGCTACCGTGGGAAGAAACGCCAGGAGGCCCCGCCACAcattttctccatctctgaCAACGCTTACCAGTACATGCTCACAG ATCGAGACAACCAGTCCATCCTGATCAC TGGAGAATCTGGTGCCGGGAAGACGGTCAATACAAAACGCGTCATCCAGTATTTTGCAACAATTGCATCATATGGAGAATCAAGCAAGAAAGAGCAAGTTGCTGGCAAAATGAAG GGGAATCTGGAGGATCAAATCATCCAGGCGAACCCTCTTCTAGAAGCTTTCGGGAATGCCAAGACTGTGAGAAATGACAACTCCTCACGATTT GGAAAATTCATTCGCATCCACTTTGGAACAAAGGGGAAACTGGCATCAGCCGACATTGAAACTT ACCTTTTGGAAAAATCCAGGGTGACGTTTCAGCTACTGGCAGAGAGAAGTTATCACATCTTCTATCAGATCATGTCAAACAAGAAGCCTGAATTAATTG ACATGCTACTGATAACCACCGATCCATACGACTTTCCATTCATCAGCCAGGGTGAAATCACTGTGCCAAGCATTAATGATCCTGAGGAGCTGATGGCCACAGAT AGAGCCATTGACATCTTGGGCTTTAACATGGAGGAAAAATTAGGAATCTATAAACTGACCGGTGCCGTGATGCACAACGGGAACATGAAGTTCAAGCAGAAGCAGCGAGAGGAGCAGGCTGAGCCCGATGGCACTGAGG TGGCAGATAAGGTGGCCTACCTCATGGGTCTGAACTCTGCTGATTTGCTGAAAGCGCTGTGTTACCCTCGAGTCAAGGTCGGGAATGAGTATGTGACCAAGGGGCAGACTCCGCAGCag GTGAACAATGCCATGGGAGCTCTGTCTAAGGCCGTGTATGAGAAACTCTTTCTGTGGATGGTCACAAGGATCAACCAGCAGCTGGACACCAAACTACCAAGACAGCATTTCATCGGCGTCCTGGACATCGCAGGGTTCGAGATATTCGAG ATGAACAGTCTGGAGCAGCTGTGCATCAACTTCACCAACGAGAAGCTGCAACAGTTTTTCAACCACCACATGTTTGTGCTGGAACAAGAGGAATACAAAAAGGAAGGGATCGCGTGGGAGTTCATCGACTTTGGAATGGACCTGGCAGCCTGTATTGAGCTCATTGAGAAG CCGATGGGGATTTTCTCTATTCTTGAAGAGGAGTGCATGTTTCCAAAGGCGACAGACAGCTCCTTCCAGAACAAGCTGTACGATCAACACCTGGGGAAGAACAGCATCCTTCAGAAGCCCAGGCCCTGCAAAGGAAAGGCAGAGGCACATTTCTCACTGATGCACTACGCCGGCACTGTAGACTACAACATCAGCGGCTggctggagaaaaacaaagacccACTCAATGACACAGTGGTGCAGCTTTACCAAAAGGCTTCCCTCAAACTGCTCTCACAGCTTTTTGCCACATATTCTTCTGCTGATG GTGCTGCGGATGGAACTAAGAAAAGTTTCAAGAGAAAGGGCTCTTCTTTCCAGACAGTGTCTGCTGTGTTCAGG GAAAATCTGAACAAACTGATGGCCAACCTCAGGTCGACTCATCCACACTTTGTAAGATGCATCATCCCAAATGAGACCAAGATACCAg GCTCGATGGATCACCACTTGGTCCTGCACCAGCTGCGGTGTAACGGCGTGCTGGAAGGTATCCGCATCTGCAGGAAGGGATTCCCCAGCAGGATCCTCTATGGAGATTTCAGGCAGAG ATACAGGATCCTGAACGCCAGCGCCATCCCTGAGGGTCAGTTCATGGACAGCAAGAAGGCGTCAGAGAAACTGCTCTCTTCCATTGACGTGGACAACGCCCAGTACAGATTTGGATACACAAAg GTGTTTTTCAAAGCCGGCCTTCTCGGTCTtttggaggagatgagggaCGAACGCCTGGCCGTTCTGATGACTCGGATCCAGGCTGTGTCCAGAGGTTACGTCACCAGGCTGCGGCTCaaagagatgatgaagaaaag AGAGTCCATTTTCATCATCCAGTACAACATCCGCTCATTCATGAATGTGAAGAACTGGCCTTGGATGAGACTCTTCTTCAAGATAAAGCCGCTGCTTCGATGTGCAGAGGCGGAGAAGGAGATGCAGATCATGAAAGAGGAATTTGCACGACTCAAAGAGGAGCTCGTAAAGTCCGAGGCCAGgaggaaggagctggaggagaagatggtcATGCTCGTCCAGGAGAAAAATGACCTTTACTTTCAAATCCAGGCC GAGAGGGACAACCTGTGTGATGCTGAGGAGCGGTGTGAAGGCTTGATAAAGAGCAAGATCCACCTGGAGGCCAAAGCGAAGGAGTTCtcagagaggatggaggaggaggaggagatcaacGCCGAAATCACTtcaaagaagaggaagctggaggacgAGTGCTTGGAGCTCAAAAGAGACATAGACGACCTGGAACTCACCATCGCCaaagtggagaaggagaagtacGCCACCGAAAACAAG GTGAAGAATTTGGTGGAGGAGTTGATCACGCTGGAGGAAAATctcttgaaatcatcaaaagaGATGAAAGCTCTGCAGGAGGTGCATCAGCAGACGCTGGACGACCTCCAGGCTGAGGAGGACAAAGCAAACACTCTGGTGAAGACAAAGATCAAGCTGGAGCAGCAGGTCGATGAT CTGGAGGGCTctctggagcaggagaagaagttCCGTGCAGACTTGGAGAGATGCCGAAGAAAACTGGAGGGAGATCTGAAGCTGTCCCAGGAAACCATCATGGACCTGGAGAACGACCGGCAGGAGATGGAAGAGAGgctgaaaaa AAAAGACTTTGAAAACTGCAGCCTGCAGTGCAAAATTGAAGATGAGCAAGCCCTCAGCACTCAGCTACATAAGAAGATCAAAGAGCTTCAG GCTCAAACTGAGGAACTGGAAGAGGGAATTGAGGCCGAGCGCTCAACTCGTGCCAAAGTGGAGAAGCAGAGTTCGGAACTGTCccgagagctggaggagatcaTAGAGCGGCTGGAGGAGGCCGGAGGAGCCACCGCCAGCCAGGCCGAGCTGAACAAGAAGCGCGACGCCGAGTTTCACAGACTGCGTCGTGACCTGGAAGAGGCCACCCTGCAGCACgagtccatcgctgcagctttGCGCAAGAAACAGGCGGACAGTGGGGCCGAGCTCAGCGACCAGATAGACAACCTGCAGAGAGTCAAGcagaagctggagaaggagaaaagtgAGCTGAAGATGGAGATCGATGACATGGCGAGCAACGTGGAGACTGTTCTGAAAAACAAG GCAAACCTGGAGAAACTGTGCAGGAGCTTTGAAGACCAAATGAACGAACACAAGACCAGAGCAGATGAAGCCCAGAGATCTCTGAGTGACTTCACCACGCTCAGTGCTCGTCTAAAAACTGAAAACG GTGATCTCGCACGTCTGctggaagagaaagagatgacTCTGACGCAGCTGAGCAGAGTGAAAACTGTGGGGGGTCAACAAATCGAAGAGTTAAAGAGACTCTTGGACGAAGAAATTAAG GCAAAAAATGCCTACGCTCACAGCTTGCATTCCTCCCGTCACGACTGCGAGCTGCTGAGAGAGCAGTACGAGGAAGAACAGGAGGCGAAAGCTGAGCTGCAGCGCTACCTGTCCAAGGCCAACAGCGACGTGGCCCTGTGGAGAACCAAATACGAGACAGACGCAATCCAACGCacggaggagctggaggaggcaaa GAAGAAGTTGGCCCAGCGGCTGCAGGAGTCTGAGGAGATGACAGAGGTTGCAAATGTCAAATGCACATCACTGGACAAAACCAAGCAGCGCCTCCAGGCCGAGGTGGAGGATCTCATGGTCGAGCTTGAAAGGTCAAACGCAGCCAACATCGCTTTGGATAAGAAACAGAGGAGCTTTGACAAG GTTCTGGCTGAATGGAAACAGAAATACGAGGAGAATCAGTCAGATCTAGAAGTTTCCCAGAGAGAATCAAGAGTTCTGAGCACAGAACTCTTCAAGCTGAAGAACTCATATGACGAAGCTCTGGATCACCTCGAAGCCATtaaaagagagaataaaaaccTTCAAC AGGCGATAACAGATATCACAGAGCAAGTTGGACAATCTGCGAAAACTATCCATGAGCTGGAGAAAGTTGCAAAACAAGCTGaacaggagaagagagacacCCAGGCAGCTCTGGAGGAAGTTGAG TCTTCCCTGGAGCACGAAGAGGCAAAAATCCTTCATCTTCAACTGGAGCTGAACCAGATGAAGTTAGAAGTGGCCAGAAAGGTGGCGGAGAAGGACGAAGAAATGGACCAGCTCAAGAGGAATCACCAGAGGACCGTGGACACTCTACAGAGCACGCTGGATGCCGAGACGCGCGGCAGGAACGATGCCATCCGCGTGAAGAAGAAGATAGAGGCCGATCTGAATGACATGGAGATCCAACTGGGTCACGCCAACCGACAGGCGGCAGAGGCCACCAAACAACTGAGGAACCTTCAGACTCAGatgaag GACACCCAGGTCCACCTGGACGAAGCCCTCCACTGTCAGGAGGACCTCAAGGAGCAACTTGCGATTGTAGAGCGACGCAACAATCTGGTGATGGCAGAGAACGAGGAGATCCGGGCGGCGCTGGAGCAATCTGAGAGATGTCGCAAGCTGGCGGAGCAGGAACTGATCGACAGCAGTGAGAGGATTCAGCTGCTGAACTCACAG AACACCAGCCTCCTAAATGCTAAAAAGAAGATGGAGTCTGATTTAGCTCAGCTGCAGTCGGAGATGGAGGACACTGTCCAGGAGGCGAGGAATGCAGACGAGAAGGCCAACAAAGCCATCACGGAC GCTGCTatgatggtggaggagctgaagaaagaGCAGGACACCGGCGCTCAtctggagaggatgaagaggaaccTGGAGGTGACAGTGAAAGACCTGCAGCAGCGGCTGGATGAAGCCGAGCAGCTGGCTCTGAAGGGAGGGAAGAAGGAGCTCCAGAAACTTGAAAACAGG cTCCGTGAGCTGGAAAATGAGCTGGAGGCCGAACAGAAACGCAGCAGCGAGGCCACGAAAGGTTTGCGAAAATACGAGAGAAAAATCAAAGAGCTCACTTATCAG ggtgaagaggaaaagaaaaacgtgACAAGACTCCAGGATTTGGTCAACAATCTGCAGCTGAAAGTGAAAGTTTATAAGAGGCAATGTGAGGAGGGG GAGGAACAAACAAGCGTCCACTTGGCCAAATTTCGGAAGGTGCAACACGACCTGGAGGAGGCCGAGGAGCGAGCTGACACTGCCGAATCTCAGCTGAACAAGCTGCGTGTCAAGAGCCGTGACTTGGCTGCTAAAGGGGAGAAGAAATTGTTTTAG